tcctcttctgtttctcacttcctctctttctctctctctcatcctctcctactcccttcctttctctcttcccttctttctttctctcatctcctcctcgtctcaCCACACTTCCACGAACTGGCTGGCTTCTAGGTAATCCCCAGGATTTATTTAGCGGAACCTTTATAGGAAAATTACGAAATTGTTGTCCTGTCATCCCGGGCGTGAAAGACAAATTCCCGCCAAATTTCCCCGACGCTTTAAAGACTTCAACTGtttcttttgtaatttatttccttttttttcttttcgcggttttaaggggttggggggggggggcgggggggcgggggggagtgtttattatgatgatactaattgtaatgcgaataattaagaataatatgAACTGTTTCGGTTATAATAACGGTGTAATTGCGAGTAACATGGTAGAAACTGGAAACTTCCTGTCCCGCGTCCGGAAATGGCGGTAATAAGAGCAGAAAATAGAACTAATTTCTAGTCTTTTGTTCATGCGTAGCTTAATGACATACACCTTTAATGCGTCTTGGAGTTAAACTACATTCTGAAGGATAAAAGATATGAACAGGATCTCTTTTGAGAATCAACACTGCTCTCCGAACGATCATCACCCTCGTTGCcacttagcctttttttttttgttgaagggAAATCAGAATGGTAATTGCGAagcggacgtgtgtgtgtttgtgcgtccgaGACCTTGTGCAGGTGTAGGATGTCTCTGGTTGCGAAACAGGCGCAGTGACGGTTGAAGCACTGCcttaggaagaaaggaaaggataaatgGTTTGTGTTTCCCTTTAGTGCAGAAGTGTTACAGATGCAGGACATATTACTTTCTTaagaatatgtaaatacaaagtgtgtgtgtgtgtgtgtgtgtgtgtggatggatggatgcatatatacatatatatatatatatatatatatatatatatatatatatacatatatatattatgtatatattatatatatatattatatatatatatattatgtatatatatgatatatatatatatatatatgtgtgtgtgtgtgtgtgtgtgtgtgtgcgtgtgtgtgtatgtgtgtgtgtgtgtgtgtgtgtgtgtgtgtgtgtgtgtgtgtgtgtgtgtgtgtgtgtgtgtgtgtgtgtatatgtgtatatatacatatatttacatatacatatatacatatacatatatatgtgtgtgtgcgtgtgagagagagagagtgtgtttgtacgtatgcatacatatatatatatacacatatatatatacatacacacacacacacacacacacacacacacatatatatatatgtgtgtgtgtgtatatatatatatatatatatatatatatatatatatatatatatatatatgatgtatgtatgtatatatgtagctacATCCATACgctgaatatatttatgtgttcatatattcagTGTTGCTTAAGAAGGCGAAGTGTCCTGCTTTCCTTCGCCTTATTTGCTCTGGATGCCTGTGTCTCGCTGCGTCCGGGTGTGAGCGGTTCAAGGCTCTGAGCTTTATATTTatgccttcatttttttccctgcaGGACCGCGTGAGGCAAACGCACCTTCACCCCGCCTGAAGGAGGTCTTCGGCCACTAACATGTCGTGCCCTCGCCCCGCCGCCCCCCCGCCGCCCCTGCACGTGGCCGCCCGCGCCGTGCCCAGCAAGCCGGCACGCCCTCGCTGCACGTCCGACCTGCCGCTCGGCCGCGTCTCCTCCCGTCCGCCTGCGCCGCCCAGCCTCACCGACTCCCCGAAGGCGGGCTTGACGTGTCCCTCGGAGCCCTCGGGAGAGCTCGCCGAGGCTCCGAAGTCCGCCTCCGACATGCCCTTCGACCTCTCCAAGGCCAGTCGCGAGGCCTCCGTCGGCTCGGCGTCGCGGCCGCTCGACCTCTCCGACTGCGACCAGCCGCTCGACCTCAGGGTGGACTTCAAGAAGCGGCGGACGGTCGCGGACGAGAACATGAACCTCGTCCTGAGCCCCGGCCGCACCTCGCCCCCGGACGCCGGCCTGGAGCTCATTCGCGgcccccctcttccttcgtcctcgACCTCCGTCAGGCCGGAATCCCCTGCGCCCCTGGAGAGGTCTCCAGGACGCCTTCCCGAGTGCCCGAGCCTCACGTACCCCGTCCACGCCTCCCTGGCAGCCGAGACTCCCTTGGCCCTCCTgtacccccgccctctccccccctcctcgctgcTGTATTCcaggatagggaaggagatgtACCCGTCGCTTGTGCCCCGCCCCGCGCAGTACCCCCTGCACCCCCTGCCGACCCGCCCCTTCCCGTATCCGCTCGTCAGAGGTTTCCCTTCGCTGCCCgcgccccctcgccctcccccgctCTTCGAGGCGTTTCGGGAGCGCCGCACTTCGGGGGGCGCAGCCCCGGGCATGGCGGCGACGGGGCCGCACAAGCCGCGCGAGCGCTACGCGTGCAAGTTCTGCGGCAAGGTGTTCCCGCGCTCGGCCAACCTGACGCGGCACCTGCGGACGCACACGGGCGAGCAGCCGTACAAGTGCAAGTTCTGCGAGCGCTCGTTCAGCATCTCGTCCAACCTGCAGCGCCACGTCCGCAACATCCACAACAAGGAGAAGCCGTACAAGTGCCGCCTCTGCGACCGCGCCTTCGGCCAGCAGACCAACCTGGACCGCCACTTCAAGAAACACCAGAGCGATGGGCCCGACAATCCTCGACGGCGCCGTCCACCGTCACCACCGCCGCCTCCTGCTGCCTCGCCCGCCACCCGACCTCTGGGGCACCGGGGTCCCTTCGGCCGCcgccccccaccctcatcctcctcctcctcccccgcccctgaCGCCCCTGAGACTCCCCATGAGCTCTTCCTCGCCGCACCTCGACCTCTCCTCAGTCCTCCCCGCCCTCACCTACACCAGGCCCTCTCCGCCGCCCTCACAGACCTCGTTACTCACGCCCTCGTCTCTGCCCCTGACCTTCTCGCTCGCGCCCTCGCCGCCCGCCTCGCCGCCGCgggacgaagacgaggaggaggaggacatcgACGTGGAGAACGAAGACGAGACCGAAGAGGAgctggaggtgggagaggaggacctGGCGGAGGGCAAGGCCGGTCAGAGGACGGGCGAGGGCGAACCGGAGACGGGCGAGCATGAGctagaggtcgaggaggaggggcaggaaggaggCGACGAGGACTCTGAGGCCGGAGAGGAGGACCACCGAGTATCCTTTGAGGTGACCATCACGCCCGCGCAGCCGCTGGAGGGCGAGAGGTCATCGCCGTCGGCCAGCGGAGAAAAAATGGTGCAGGTGTGACTCGCTTTCCTGTGAGAAAATGTGAACTAAAAATATTGATGACAAATTTGGAAATATCAGTTCATTAGAAGCACGTACCTTATCTATGACTAAATAAGATTAACTTAAGTGACAATCACCATTTCCTGCAAGGCAAATAAACAATTCAAGTGCGTGGTCTTTCACAGTGTTAACGTTTTCCAACGAAACTGTACCGTGATTTTTTCAGTGAGTTTGGTAAACGCGATGACAAAATAAGTGCACAGTGAAGGTGAACTATTTACTTACCACATCTAAGGACAAGTAATCCATGAATAGCTGACACACTTCATAACAGAGTTTCTACCAAAAAGCGATGACAATGTTTcacgtcagaaatacattaagTGGTTTATTCAAGGTaattttacgatatatatatccaGTGATGTTTACATAAAACAGAACGCACGTAATGACATACGCTAACCAAGTggcacaataaaagaaaagacatgaTAAAAAATTAAGGAACGATTTAAGACAGTGTAGAAACTGAAACCATTCGTCTTTCAGCTTTGTTTAAacgaaagagaatataaaaaaaataagatagtcTTGACCCACACGTCCACCTCAACACGCGAGGAGCTGTGGCACTAAAGGACTAACCTAGCTGTGAAtgcgcatgcacagacacacccGTGCACGATCCAGCAATTGCAAGAAGAGGCTAATTCAGGGCAGGGGATCACCAGTACCTTGAGCACTGGCTCTGTAAATACCTTCTCCTTCGTACCATGAATCAtgtgcattttatttttcttccgagAGTACAATTCTAAGTTCTTGTATTTTTTCATCCCTAGAATATTGCACGAGAAGTGTTACATTGTCGCCTTGGCCTCCTTTACTATAAAAGCAACgttaaaaaaaagtttcagagtaaagataaatataataaaagataaagagacaaaaatactTTGGTTTTCCCCGGCGACAGAgatgcagataaagagagagagagagagagagagagagagagagagagagagagagagagagagagagagagagagagagagagagagagagagagaaggacggacagaaaggcagacagatacaaaggAATAGTTTGGAAAGGAAAGAttgggggagaaatggagagagcgagagagcgagagagagagagagggagagagagagagagagagagagagagagagagagagagagagagagagagagagagagagagagagagagaaaggtagaaagaaagagagagagagagaaacagaaagagacagacagagagagacggagaaaagtcCTTGTCACGACGGTTTCGAATCCCCGGCGCGGAGCCCTCACGTCGCAAGTCTTTTTCCCCGCGTGTTCGGGATCAGACGCCACAAAATCGTCACCTGACGTGGATTTCCTTGAAGCGAATTGGAACGCAGTGGCCGGTGACTCACGCTCCTGTGCGGTAGAGTAAAAgccttataaaaaaatatatatgaagataaaaataacatacgATAGTGGTATTAGCAGtcataaaaactctctctctgatTTACTGCTTCCCAGGCATCAAGGCATATAACTGGGTTCCTTTATTAACAGAGGAATCAAATGGCAATAGCATCGCAATAAGAACGAAAAACGCCGACGTTTGAGTACTCTGAGCAAAACGATGCTTCACGCGGTTTGGCCACGACAGTAGGGTTTGtaaccacacaaaaaaataacaataaaaatatatatattatacttatgagTCTCCCGGAAATGGAGTACGAAAATTGCCTGAGGAGGACCTGAGCTTAGGAACACGATTTCAACTATGTTTAGTGctattttcttcctcattctttccccccacacacatacacactttttttttttttttatttctcttcgtttcttttcgtctCGTGCATATTGCGTCGGCTGCGAACGCCGTTGTTTACCTCACGGGAGAGCTCTGGCCGACTGAAGGGGTACgagggtaaaataaataaatatattgtatatataaatatatatatatatatatatatatatatatatatatatatatatatatatgtatatatattaatacgtgAATAAAGACATTCTCTTAGTTTAGGGCATTTAAGCAAAGTCTGTTCTCCGCCTACAATAgagcctatatgtatgtgtgtgtatatatatatatatatatatatatatatatatatatatatatatatatatgtatatataaatatatatatgtgtatatatatatatatatatatatatatatatatatatgtgtgtgtgtgtgtgtgtatgtgtgtgtgtatgtgtgtgtttgtgtgtgtgtgaatatatatatatatatatatatatatatatatatatatatatatatatatatatatatatatatataaatatatatatatgcatatatacatatatatatatatatatacatatacatatatatatatatatatatatatatatatatgtatatatatatatatatatatatatatatatatatatgcatatatatgtgtgtgtgtgtgtgtgtgtatgtatgtatgtatgtatgtatagcatgtttatgtagtatatatatatatatatatatgtatatatatattttatatttatatatatatgtatagatagatacatagatacatatatatatacatatatatatatatatatatatatatatatatattatgtatgtatgtatgtatgtatgtatgtatgtattacttcATTACACCCTAATCTATAAAGCTTTACCTCATAACTGCTTCCAAAACATAAGGGTTGGCCAGGCTCTCTTCTTTAGATATTTATGCAAATGTTACGTTTTATAGAGTATTTATATTATGaagaatatgtagatatgtaaagaTGAATTTATAGATTTATTAAAGAGATAAAGTACATTTCGTGTGTTTGATAATCCTTATTCAAcaaatttcatatatctatatttatatttctctctctctctctctctctctctctctctctctctctctctctctctctctctctctctctctctctctctctcttctctctctctctcttctctctctctctcatcctctctctctctctctctctctctctctctctctctctctctctctctctctcctctctctctctcgctctctctctctctcgctctctctcgctctctctctctctctcgctctctatctatctatctatctatctatctgtctgtctatctatttatctatctatctatctatctatctatctatctatctgtctatctatctatctaactatctttatctctctctctctctctctctctctctctctctctctctctctctctcctcctcctctctctctctctctcactctctctctctctctctctatctctctctctctctctctctctctctctctatctctctctctctctctctctctctctctctctctctctctctctctctctctctctctctctcactctcactctttctcgctcgctctcgctctctatctatctatctatctatctttctatctatctatctatctacctatcagtctgtcttcctgcctgtctgtctctgtttctttgtatgtttatatatatatatatatatatatatatatatatatatatatatatatatacatatatatatacatatatataaatatatatatatacatatatatatacatatatatacatatatatatatatatatgtgtgtgtgtgtgtgtgtgtgtgtgtgtgtgtgtgtgtatgtatatatatatatatatatatatatatatatatatacgtgctatgtgtgtgtgtgtgtgtgtgtgtgtgtgtgtctgtgtgtgtctgtgtgtgtgtttgtgtgtgtatgtgtgtgtgtctgaatgtgtgtgtgtgtgtgtgtgtgtgtgtgtgtgtgtgtgtgtgtttgtgtgtatgtgtgagtgggtgtgtgtatatatatatatatatatatatatatatatatgtgtgtgtgtgtgtgtgtgtgtgcgtgtgtgtgtgtgtgtgtgtgtgtgtgtgtgtgtgtgtgtgtgtgtgtgtgcatagatatagatagatagatagatagatagataaatatacatacacacacatatatatacatacatgtatacacacatatatatatatatatatatatatatatatatatatatatatatatatatgtatgtgtgtgtgtgtgagtgtgtgtgtgtgtacttacatacgtacacacacacacacacacacacacacacacacacacacacacacacacacacacacacacacacacacacacatatatatatatatatatatatatatatatatatatatatatatatataaatatatatatatatataaatatatatatatatatgtatatatatatatatacaacatacgtcatacacccacacaaatatatgcatacacatttgtatCAAGTGAAGAAGCAGAAACCACCGTGACCGCAGATAAGCCGAGCATGTCGTTAATTACagtattttcctattttcatttttatcttgtctttttttcctacTTCCATATCCTCTGTCTCTTAATcatctgtgtctttttttcttttcttttctttctcaattttcttatcctctcctcttcctttttttctttttctttttcttatcacccTTTTTGCTCTCCattcttttattcccctttttctattttttccttcctatttACCTTCCCATTTTCTCCTATTTACTTTAACAAAATCCTAAAAGTAAACACAATTTTATTAAAATCGTAATTTCAAAATTCAtaacaatatatttacaaatatataaattactaAAAACATGAAGActaaaaatgtattttaaaagatgtatcttgattatgataaattcaaaattaattaataataaataataaggcatgaagaatgataatgataatgatagttattcatACTTACACAGTTTTTAATCTGCCTCTTTTGGTATTTTGGAGTGTAtgtttgccccctcccccctccccctctcccctctcccctctcccctttccccctcccctctaccccctcccctttcccctcccccctttccccgctaacctctcccctctcccctttccccctcccctctaccccctcccctttcccctcccccctttccccgctaacctctcccctctcccctttccccctcccctctaccctctcccctctcccctcccccctctccccgctaacctctcccctctcccctctctcctctctcttctcccctctcctctctcccctctcccctctcccctctcccctcccccctctcccctcccccctctcccctctaacctctcccctctcccctctcccctctcctctctcccctctccccctcccccctctcccctcccccctctccccgctaacctctcccctctcccctctcccctctcctctctcccctctcccctctcccctctcccctctcccctcccccctctcccctcccccctctcccctctcccctctcccctctcccctctcccctctcccctctcccctctcccctctcccctctcccctcccccctctcccctctcccctcccccctctcccctctaacctctcccctctcccctctcccctctcccctctcccctctcccctcccccctcccccctctcccctccccccctctcccctctcacctctcccctctcccctctcccctctcctctctcccctctcccctctcccctctcccctctcccctctcccctctcccctctcccctctccccctctcccctctcctatctcccctctcccctctcccctctcctctctaacctctcctctctcccctcccccctctcccgctctcctctctcccctctccccactcccctccccgttTTACAGCATAGGCGAGTGTtctcttaacccctccccccttctcccatctgtttttttacccccctccccccttcccccctactcccccctatTTCACAGCATATCCGAatgttttctttccccttccccccctcccccatttcacaGCAAAGCGGAatgttttctttccccttccccccctcccccatttcacaGCAAAGCGGAATGTGTatttacccccttctccccttctccccttccaccctccccccctccccccatttcacaGCAAAGCGGAATgcctttttatccccccccccccccatgaattCCTGGCGCCGGACCTCTGTCAGATCGACTTGTTTGTTCCGGGATGTTTGGGAAGCAGACAGAAatttactagttttttttttttttttttttattgtatgtgtgtgtgtgtgtttgtgtgtgtgtgtctatgtatgtgtgtgtgtatgtgtgtgtgtgtgtgtgtgtttgtgtgtgtgagcgcgtgtgtgtgtgtatgtgtgtgtgtgtgtgtgtgtgtatgtgtgtgtgtgtgtgtgtgtgtgtgtgtgtgtgtgtgtgtgcgtatgtgtgtatgtgtgtatttccatgCATGTGCGCATGTACTTATACCTACGTTCGTACACATCAATGAAATCGCGCATGcctatgtatctatgcatctctacatacatacatacatacacgaatgcGTGCAAAGTCTAACATTGCAGACGGCGATGCAACACGTCCTTGCGTATCCGGTTGCAAATGCATTGCGTGCCTCCAGCGGCTCCCTTTGTTCGACGTGAATCCGGAGTCGGAATGGTCTCGTTTATCCGGACGGTttacttacttcttcttctctctctctctctctcttatctctatctctatctccccccctctctctctctctctctctctctctctctctctctctctctctctctctctctctctctctctctctctctctctctctctctctctcttctctctctctctctcttctctctctctctctctctctctctctctctctctctctctctctctctctctctctctctctctctctctctctctctctctctctctctctctctctctctctctctctctctctctctctctcgcaatgagata
The genomic region above belongs to Penaeus chinensis breed Huanghai No. 1 chromosome 20, ASM1920278v2, whole genome shotgun sequence and contains:
- the LOC125035931 gene encoding LOW QUALITY PROTEIN: transcription factor hamlet-like (The sequence of the model RefSeq protein was modified relative to this genomic sequence to represent the inferred CDS: deleted 1 base in 1 codon), producing the protein MSCPRPAAPPPPLHVAARAVPSKPARPRCTSDLPLGRVSSRPPAPPSLTDSPKAGLTCPSEPSGELAEAPKSASDMPFDLSKASREASVGSASRPLDLSDCDQPLDLRVDFKKRRTVADENMNLVLSPGRTSPPDAGLELIRGPPLPSSSTSVRPESPAPLERSPGRLPECPSLTYPVHASLAAETPLALLYPRPLPPSSLLYSRIGKEMYPSLVPRPAQYPLHPLPTRPFPYPLVRGFPSLPAPPRPPPLFEAFRERRTSGGAAPGMAATGPHKPRERYACKFCGKVFPRSANLTRHLRTHTGEQPYKCKFCERSFSISSNLQRHVRNIHNKEKPYKCRLCDRAFGQQTNLDRHFKKHQSDGPTILDGAVHRHHRRLLLPRPPPDLWGTGVPSAAAPHPHPPPPPPPLTPLRLPMSSSSPHLDLSSVLPALTYTRPSPPPSQTSLLTPSSLPLTFSLAPSPPASPPRDEDEEEEDIDVENEDETEEELEVGEEDLAEGKAGQRTGEGEPETGEHELEVEEEGQEGGDEDSEAGEEDHRVSFEVTITPAQPLEGERSSPSASGEKMVQV